A DNA window from Streptomyces sp. CA-278952 contains the following coding sequences:
- a CDS encoding glycosyltransferase codes for MTGLQLSVVVPCFDEAEVIEAFHAALIGVLEPLGDSFEICYVDDGSRDRTRLLLSALAARDPRVHYTAFSRNFGKEAAMLAGLRMARGAAVVIMDADLQHPPELIPRMLELHRLGYDQVIPRRDRAGEGMLRTTLSHTYYALVRRCMDVELIDGSGDFRLLSRRAVESVLSLPESNRFSKGIFSWIGFDTVTFRYRNSERVAGRSKWGSRRLLNYGIDGLLSFNNRPLRLAIYTGFWVFVSALVYALWTVVGVALHGADTPGYATLLTAVVALSGIQLVTLGVIGEYVGRIYHEAKHRPPYVVRETDATRRALPDSPPPRPRLTGGPGERATTTTATTATTATTAAPAPVAAAGAPAPAVVTGAPATGAPGRSRTARQFGSFVLIGCVNTAVYLGIYASLNRWMPYLTAHVIGYAVSIVCSFLLNSYVTCRTRPTWHAFVRYPLSSLVNLVASGALLYGAVSGLGMDKNLAALAAGVLVTPVSFLLARWAITSGRSKAATAVPKTEPLPGRPAPEPLPTRSSQEG; via the coding sequence GTGACTGGCCTTCAGCTGTCGGTCGTGGTGCCGTGTTTCGACGAGGCCGAGGTGATCGAGGCCTTCCACGCCGCCCTGATCGGCGTCCTGGAACCCCTCGGGGACAGTTTCGAGATCTGTTACGTGGACGACGGTAGCCGGGACCGCACCCGCCTCCTGCTGAGCGCTCTCGCCGCGCGCGACCCACGGGTCCACTACACCGCCTTCAGCCGCAACTTCGGCAAGGAGGCCGCCATGCTCGCCGGCCTCCGCATGGCACGGGGAGCGGCTGTGGTGATCATGGACGCCGACCTCCAGCACCCGCCCGAGCTGATCCCCCGCATGCTGGAACTGCACCGGCTCGGCTACGACCAGGTCATCCCGCGCCGCGACCGCGCGGGCGAGGGCATGCTCCGCACCACCCTCAGCCACACCTACTACGCGCTCGTCCGCCGCTGCATGGACGTGGAGCTCATCGACGGGTCGGGGGACTTCCGGCTGCTGTCCCGGCGGGCGGTGGAGAGCGTCCTGTCCCTTCCCGAGAGCAACCGCTTCTCCAAGGGGATCTTCTCCTGGATCGGCTTCGACACGGTCACCTTCCGCTACCGCAACAGCGAGCGGGTGGCGGGCCGGTCGAAATGGGGCAGCAGACGGCTGCTGAACTACGGCATCGACGGACTGCTCTCCTTCAACAACCGTCCGCTCCGCCTCGCGATCTACACCGGCTTCTGGGTCTTCGTCTCGGCCCTGGTCTACGCCCTGTGGACGGTCGTGGGCGTCGCCCTGCACGGCGCGGACACCCCCGGTTACGCCACCCTCCTCACCGCCGTCGTCGCCCTCAGCGGCATCCAGCTGGTGACGCTCGGGGTCATCGGCGAGTACGTGGGCCGCATCTACCACGAGGCGAAGCACCGCCCGCCCTACGTCGTGCGGGAGACCGACGCGACCCGACGGGCGCTGCCGGACAGCCCGCCGCCGCGCCCGCGACTCACCGGAGGTCCGGGCGAACGGGCCACCACCACCACCGCCACCACCGCCACCACCGCCACCACCGCCGCCCCCGCCCCCGTCGCGGCGGCCGGAGCCCCCGCCCCGGCCGTCGTGACCGGAGCCCCCGCTACCGGAGCCCCCGGCCGGTCCCGCACCGCCCGCCAGTTCGGCAGCTTCGTCCTCATCGGCTGCGTGAACACGGCCGTCTACCTCGGGATCTACGCCTCGCTGAACCGCTGGATGCCCTACCTGACGGCCCATGTCATCGGCTACGCGGTCAGCATCGTGTGCTCGTTCCTGCTCAACTCCTACGTCACCTGCCGGACGAGGCCGACCTGGCACGCGTTCGTCCGCTATCCCCTCTCCAGCCTGGTCAACCTGGTGGCGTCCGGAGCGCTGCTCTACGGGGCGGTCAGCGGTCTCGGGATGGACAAGAACCTCGCCGCGCTGGCAGCGGGCGTCCTCGTCACCCCGGTCTCGTTCCTGCTGGCCCGATGGGCGATCACCTCGGGCCGGTCCAAGGCCGCCACGGCGGTGCCGAAGACCGAACCGCTGCCCGGCCGTCCGGCACCGGAACCGCTGCCCACCCGCTCGTCCCAGGAGGGGTGA